The following coding sequences are from one Pigmentibacter ruber window:
- a CDS encoding outer membrane protein assembly factor BamB family protein yields the protein MYKFSLTKILLFSVAINSVFIKKSVAAYNTNNFERFLRTKNRNVPFKMIYDWNIITGSILYSSIAKSFNGNMYVGSFDQKLYAFDNKGSILWNFYTEGAIYSSPFVDKNGIIYFGSTDKKLYAIYPNGKKKWEFLTNGDIYSSPIVDQYGTVYVGSNDGNLYAVSDNGIKKWEFKTNAPIYSASPSIDKLGNIYIGSNDNKLYSINKNGVKNWEFETEGFVYSSPDFAKDGTIYFGSYDSNIYALNPNGTKKWQYKTGRMIYSSPKVDQNGTIYIGSYDHKLYAMNPDGTKKWDFECGGTVYSKPQINRFGNILIGSFDYKVYEISPEGKLIWNYKIGGPIYSNILTGENDAFYVSGFDHKIYAFKKKYDLLPSID from the coding sequence ATGTATAAATTCAGTTTAACTAAAATTTTATTATTTTCTGTGGCTATAAATTCAGTATTTATTAAGAAATCTGTTGCGGCATATAATACAAATAACTTTGAAAGATTTCTAAGAACAAAAAATAGAAATGTTCCTTTTAAAATGATTTATGATTGGAATATAATTACTGGATCAATTTTATATTCAAGTATTGCCAAGTCATTCAATGGAAACATGTATGTAGGATCTTTTGATCAAAAGCTTTATGCATTTGACAATAAAGGTAGCATTTTATGGAATTTTTATACTGAAGGAGCTATATACTCTTCTCCTTTTGTCGATAAAAATGGTATTATTTATTTTGGTTCAACGGATAAAAAATTATATGCTATTTATCCTAACGGTAAAAAGAAATGGGAATTTTTAACAAATGGCGATATATACTCCAGTCCAATAGTTGATCAATATGGTACCGTTTATGTTGGTTCTAATGATGGAAACCTTTATGCAGTTAGTGATAATGGTATTAAAAAATGGGAATTTAAAACAAATGCACCCATTTATTCAGCTAGTCCAAGTATAGATAAATTGGGAAATATTTATATTGGCTCTAATGATAATAAGTTATATTCAATTAACAAAAATGGGGTTAAGAATTGGGAATTTGAGACAGAAGGATTTGTTTATTCATCACCTGACTTTGCAAAAGATGGAACAATTTATTTTGGATCATATGATTCTAATATTTATGCTTTAAATCCTAATGGAACAAAAAAATGGCAATATAAAACTGGAAGAATGATTTATTCTAGCCCTAAAGTTGACCAAAATGGAACAATTTATATTGGTTCATATGATCATAAGTTATATGCTATGAATCCAGATGGAACAAAAAAATGGGATTTTGAGTGTGGTGGAACAGTTTATTCAAAACCTCAGATAAATAGATTTGGGAACATTTTAATAGGATCTTTTGATTACAAAGTTTATGAAATTTCCCCTGAAGGGAAATTAATCTGGAATTATAAAATAGGAGGGCCAATCTATTCAAATATTTTAACCGGAGAAAATGATGCTTTTTATGTAAGTGGTTTTGATCATAAAATATATGCTTTTAAGAAAAAATATGATCTTTTACCCTCTATTGATTAA
- a CDS encoding KamA family radical SAM protein — protein sequence MSFVYPNQLHIRTAFNKKLVTQSGAKLFGVPEETFSNWRWQMKYQIQSGEDFPGIIHFSSEEKKAFLELKNVFHAGISPYSISLIDFVNQNDPVRLQLVPKLEELKDNYGVLDPLKEVNNSPVKEVVHVYKDRIAWCVAQLCPVYCRYCFRKRRDGEEGLHFNPKIIEKGLDYISGNKNIRDVLITGGDPFIAHDGTIENLLKKLREIPHVEIIRFGTRTPVSLPYRITQEFAEMLAKYHPIWINTHFNSAQELTPEAASAIDTLLKNGIPVGNQSVFLKNINDDVIKMRELVNGLVNMRVRPYYIYHPQIVGGTEHLRIPIEKGLDIMRQLRGSTTGFANPQYVLDTPSGKIPLSPNHLIARDGDYVILKQLNNEPWAEPSPLEEYVPQIRLEEKPFPHAQRI from the coding sequence ATGTCGTTTGTTTATCCAAATCAGTTGCATATAAGAACTGCATTTAATAAAAAATTAGTAACACAATCGGGTGCAAAATTATTTGGTGTACCTGAAGAAACGTTCTCTAATTGGCGTTGGCAAATGAAATATCAAATTCAATCTGGCGAAGATTTCCCTGGGATTATTCATTTTTCTTCTGAAGAAAAAAAAGCATTTTTGGAATTAAAAAATGTTTTTCATGCTGGAATTAGCCCTTATTCAATATCGTTGATTGATTTTGTGAATCAAAATGATCCCGTTCGATTGCAATTAGTTCCCAAATTAGAAGAATTAAAAGATAATTATGGAGTGTTGGATCCTCTTAAAGAGGTCAATAATTCTCCTGTAAAAGAAGTCGTCCATGTTTATAAGGACAGAATAGCATGGTGTGTTGCCCAGCTTTGTCCCGTTTACTGTCGTTACTGCTTTCGAAAACGTCGAGATGGCGAAGAAGGATTGCATTTTAATCCAAAAATAATTGAAAAAGGTTTAGATTATATTTCTGGCAATAAGAATATTCGTGATGTGTTAATTACGGGTGGAGATCCATTTATAGCACATGATGGAACCATAGAAAATTTATTAAAAAAGCTTAGAGAAATTCCTCATGTTGAAATTATTCGGTTTGGTACTAGAACACCAGTTTCGTTACCTTATAGAATAACTCAAGAGTTTGCCGAGATGCTAGCAAAATATCATCCAATTTGGATAAATACACATTTTAATAGTGCACAAGAATTAACTCCAGAAGCAGCCTCTGCAATAGATACTTTGCTAAAAAATGGTATCCCTGTTGGAAATCAATCTGTCTTTTTAAAAAATATTAATGATGATGTCATAAAAATGCGTGAGCTAGTAAATGGTTTGGTCAATATGCGAGTTCGGCCTTACTATATTTATCATCCACAAATAGTTGGTGGGACAGAGCATTTAAGAATACCTATTGAAAAAGGTTTAGATATCATGCGTCAATTAAGGGGAAGTACAACTGGCTTTGCAAATCCTCAATATGTGCTCGATACTCCAAGTGGAAAAATACCTTTATCTCCAAACCATCTCATTGCGCGCGATGGTGATTATGTAATATTAAAGCAGTTAAACAATGAGCCATGGGCTGAACCAAGTCCGTTGGAAGAATATGTTCCGCAAATTCGGTTAGAAGAAAAACCTTTTCCTCACGCCCAAAGAATTTAA
- a CDS encoding aldehyde dehydrogenase family protein, with translation MYKLSLKMPNNEMIINPREIDSEWEKYSIALNKVPKQFDVPMIINGKKVYAQNKLKNFNPSSGEQIGTLQQADSQHAKLAIEAALNAKEAWAKLSPASRIQKFRDLENVLLKWKYELCATSTVECGYNSYETYVEWAELMDFVRFNNYFYSELLAEELGDGWGETNQLQLRPLKGFTCAVTPFNFPQAIGYHLPLVMALTGNTVIWKPSDDAVFSGYLLMLALDEAGFPPGVINMITGDGKPCLPSILTHPELSAVNFTGSFATARIFGNYLFNTEYSRMNFPRFVAETGGKDFLVADKNIDVVDTARCIIQGAFGRTGQKCSANSVALIDEKIWPELKNVLLVETKALKVCNPIERSCDVGPVINERQFDKITAFIDRAKKDSNCKIIAGGNYNKEKGFYIDPTIIEVYVDKHELLSEEIFGPVIAIKTFKQFSEVEPIISQHNYRLTGSVISLDETFLEKAIPVLSQLAGNFYVNRKTTGAIVNMQPFGGDGASGTNGKAGGKWYLLNFVSQGTITRRNVRTTTQSALDKFTKF, from the coding sequence ATGTATAAACTTTCTTTAAAAATGCCCAATAATGAGATGATAATTAATCCAAGAGAAATTGATTCAGAATGGGAAAAATATTCAATTGCGTTAAATAAAGTACCGAAACAATTTGATGTTCCAATGATTATTAATGGCAAAAAAGTTTATGCACAGAATAAATTAAAAAATTTCAATCCATCAAGTGGAGAGCAAATTGGAACCTTACAACAAGCAGATTCTCAACATGCTAAATTAGCTATTGAAGCTGCATTAAATGCAAAAGAAGCCTGGGCGAAATTGTCACCAGCATCAAGAATTCAAAAATTTAGAGATCTCGAAAATGTTTTGTTAAAATGGAAATATGAACTTTGCGCAACATCCACCGTTGAATGTGGTTACAATAGTTATGAAACATATGTTGAATGGGCAGAATTAATGGATTTTGTCCGTTTTAATAATTACTTTTACTCAGAGCTTTTAGCTGAAGAATTAGGTGACGGTTGGGGAGAAACAAACCAACTTCAATTACGACCTTTAAAAGGATTTACTTGCGCAGTGACTCCTTTTAATTTCCCACAAGCAATAGGATATCATCTTCCTTTAGTAATGGCTCTTACTGGAAATACTGTTATTTGGAAACCTTCCGATGATGCTGTATTTAGTGGATATCTTTTAATGCTTGCTTTAGATGAAGCTGGTTTTCCTCCGGGTGTGATAAACATGATCACTGGTGATGGAAAACCATGTTTGCCAAGCATTTTAACTCACCCAGAATTAAGTGCTGTAAATTTCACAGGTAGCTTTGCAACGGCAAGAATTTTTGGAAATTATTTATTTAATACTGAATATTCACGTATGAATTTTCCAAGATTTGTTGCTGAAACTGGTGGAAAAGATTTTCTTGTAGCAGATAAAAATATTGATGTGGTTGATACAGCACGGTGTATTATTCAAGGTGCATTTGGAAGAACAGGACAAAAATGTTCAGCAAACAGTGTAGCTTTAATTGATGAAAAAATTTGGCCAGAACTAAAAAATGTGTTGTTGGTTGAAACTAAAGCTTTAAAAGTTTGTAATCCAATTGAAAGATCCTGTGATGTTGGACCTGTTATTAACGAAAGACAGTTTGATAAAATTACTGCATTTATTGATCGTGCAAAAAAAGATTCAAACTGCAAAATTATTGCTGGTGGTAATTATAACAAAGAAAAAGGATTTTATATTGATCCAACAATAATTGAAGTATATGTTGATAAACATGAATTATTAAGTGAAGAAATATTTGGACCTGTTATTGCAATTAAAACTTTTAAACAATTTTCTGAAGTAGAACCAATTATTTCACAGCATAATTATCGATTAACTGGCAGTGTAATTAGTTTAGATGAAACATTTTTAGAAAAAGCAATTCCAGTTTTAAGTCAACTTGCTGGTAATTTTTATGTAAATAGAAAAACAACTGGCGCTATTGTTAACATGCAACCGTTTGGTGGTGATGGTGCAAGCGGTACAAATGGCAAAGCTGGTGGCAAATGGTATCTATTAAATTTTGTTTCACAAGGAACTATTACGAGAAGAAATGTACGTACTACAACACAATCAGCATTAGACAAATTCACGAAATTTTAA
- a CDS encoding SH3 domain-containing protein, whose product MTVDNLQESAIWAGTPLYFVKYSKDKTCSFVL is encoded by the coding sequence ATAACAGTTGATAATTTACAAGAATCAGCTATTTGGGCTGGAACTCCTTTATATTTTGTTAAGTATTCAAAAGATAAAACTTGCTCATTCGTTTTATAA